In Streptomyces sp. NBC_01551, one DNA window encodes the following:
- the moaC gene encoding cyclic pyranopterin monophosphate synthase MoaC — protein sequence MSTHSRLTHIDEAGAARMVDVSAKDVTTRTARASGRVLVSPRVIELLRGEGVPKGDALATARIAGIMGAKKTPDLIPLCHPLAVSGVKVDLSVADDAVEILATVKTTDRTGVEMEALTAVAVAGLTVIDMVKAVDKGAVITDVRVEEKTGGKSGDWSRA from the coding sequence ATGAGCACGCACAGCAGGCTGACGCACATCGACGAGGCCGGCGCGGCCCGGATGGTCGATGTCTCGGCGAAGGACGTCACCACCCGGACGGCGCGAGCCAGCGGGCGCGTCCTCGTCTCGCCCCGGGTGATCGAACTGCTGCGGGGCGAGGGCGTACCGAAGGGCGACGCCCTCGCCACCGCGCGGATCGCCGGGATCATGGGGGCCAAGAAGACCCCGGACCTGATCCCGCTCTGCCACCCGCTGGCCGTGTCCGGCGTGAAGGTGGACCTGTCGGTCGCCGACGACGCCGTCGAGATCCTGGCCACCGTCAAGACGACCGACCGTACGGGCGTCGAGATGGAGGCGCTGACGGCCGTCGCGGTCGCCGGGCTCACGGTGATCGACATGGTGAAGGCCGTCGACAAGGGAGCCGTCATCACGGACGTCCGGGTGGAGGAGAAGACCGGCGGCAAGTCCGGCGACTGGAGCCGCGCGTGA
- the glp gene encoding gephyrin-like molybdotransferase Glp, protein MSSSAPQETGRQRLWSVDEHLADILAAIRPLEPIELQLLDAQGCVLVEDVTVPVALPPFDNSSMDGYAVRVADVQGASEEFPAVLTVIGDVAAGSGELPTVGPGQAARIMTGAPLPPGAEAVVPVEWTDGGTGGGAASGMTPASAAPEGAAGEVRVHRAAEARAHVRSRGSDVQAGDLALAAGTVLGPPQIALLAAIGRGAVRVRPRPRVVVLSTGSELVQPGEPLTSGTIYDSNSFALAAAARDAGAIAYRVGAVSDDADTLRATIEDQLIRADLLVTTGGVSVGAYDVVKEALTSVGGSGSGGSAGSAGSDGSADEDVAGGGVDFRKLAMQPGKPQGFGSIGPDHTPLLALPGNPVSSYVSFELFVRPAIRALMGLPDVSRPSVRAVLKADKALGSPAGRRQFLRGRYDAESGTVSPVGGSGSHLIAALAHADSLMVVPEEVTSAEPGAELEVILLG, encoded by the coding sequence TTGAGCAGTTCCGCACCGCAGGAGACCGGCCGACAGCGTCTGTGGTCGGTGGACGAGCACCTCGCGGACATCCTCGCCGCGATCCGGCCGCTGGAGCCCATCGAGCTCCAGCTGCTCGACGCCCAGGGCTGCGTCCTGGTCGAGGACGTCACCGTGCCCGTCGCCCTCCCGCCCTTCGACAACAGCTCCATGGACGGGTACGCCGTCCGCGTGGCCGACGTCCAGGGTGCCAGCGAGGAGTTCCCGGCGGTGCTGACGGTCATCGGGGACGTCGCGGCGGGCAGCGGCGAGCTGCCCACCGTAGGACCCGGCCAGGCCGCCCGGATCATGACCGGCGCCCCACTGCCGCCCGGCGCGGAAGCCGTCGTCCCGGTCGAGTGGACCGACGGCGGTACGGGCGGCGGCGCCGCCTCCGGGATGACCCCGGCCAGCGCCGCGCCCGAGGGCGCCGCCGGAGAGGTACGCGTGCACCGCGCGGCCGAGGCGCGGGCGCACGTCCGCTCGCGCGGAAGCGACGTACAGGCCGGTGACCTGGCCCTGGCGGCGGGCACGGTGCTCGGGCCGCCGCAGATCGCGCTGCTGGCCGCCATCGGGCGGGGCGCCGTACGGGTACGGCCGCGGCCGCGGGTGGTCGTGCTGTCCACCGGCAGCGAGCTGGTCCAGCCCGGCGAACCGCTCACCTCCGGGACGATCTACGACTCCAACAGCTTCGCGCTCGCCGCGGCCGCGCGGGACGCGGGCGCCATCGCCTACCGGGTCGGCGCGGTCTCCGACGACGCGGACACGCTGCGCGCCACCATCGAGGACCAGCTGATCCGGGCGGACCTGCTGGTGACCACGGGCGGCGTCAGCGTCGGGGCCTACGACGTGGTCAAGGAGGCCCTGACCTCCGTCGGCGGGTCCGGTTCGGGCGGCTCGGCCGGTTCGGCCGGCTCCGACGGTTCCGCGGACGAGGACGTCGCCGGTGGCGGGGTGGACTTCCGCAAGCTCGCCATGCAGCCCGGCAAGCCGCAGGGCTTCGGCTCCATCGGCCCCGACCACACGCCGCTGCTGGCGCTGCCCGGCAACCCGGTGTCCTCGTACGTCTCCTTCGAGCTGTTCGTGCGCCCCGCGATCCGGGCGCTGATGGGCCTGCCCGACGTGAGCCGGCCGAGCGTGCGCGCGGTGCTGAAGGCGGACAAGGCGCTGGGCTCCCCGGCGGGCCGCCGCCAGTTCCTGCGCGGGAGGTACGACGCGGAGAGCGGCACGGTCAGCCCGGTCGGCGGATCGGGCTCGCACCTGATCGCGGCGCTGGCGCACGCGGATTCGCTGATGGTCGTACCGGAGGAGGTCACTTCGGCCGAACCCGGGGCGGAGCTGGAAGTGATCCTGCTCGGCTGA
- the galU gene encoding UTP--glucose-1-phosphate uridylyltransferase GalU, with translation MTQSHPVIKKAVIPAAGLGTRFLPATKATPKEMLPVVDKPAIQYVVEEAVSAGLDDVLMITGRNKRPLEDHFDRNYELESALIAKGDDDKLKKVQESSDLATMHYVRQGDPRGLGHAVLCAEPHVGREPFAVLLGDDLIDPRDPLLRDMVDLQARTGGTVVALMEVDPSSIHLYGCAAVEPTEEPDIVRVTGLVEKPDAADAPSNFAVIGRYVLNPAIFGILRETEPGRGGEIQLTDALQKLAADESVGGPVHGVVFRGRRYDTGDRGDYLRAIVRLACEREDLGPEFRTWLRRYVTEEM, from the coding sequence ATGACTCAGTCGCACCCCGTGATCAAAAAGGCCGTCATCCCGGCCGCGGGCCTCGGCACTCGCTTCCTCCCGGCGACCAAGGCGACGCCCAAGGAAATGCTGCCGGTCGTCGACAAGCCGGCGATCCAGTACGTGGTCGAGGAAGCCGTCTCGGCCGGGCTGGACGACGTGCTCATGATCACAGGGCGTAACAAGCGGCCCCTCGAGGACCACTTCGACCGGAACTACGAGCTGGAGTCCGCGCTCATCGCCAAGGGTGACGACGACAAGCTCAAGAAGGTCCAGGAGTCCAGCGACCTGGCGACCATGCACTACGTCCGCCAGGGCGACCCGCGCGGCCTCGGCCACGCCGTGCTCTGCGCCGAGCCGCACGTCGGCCGCGAGCCGTTCGCCGTCCTCCTCGGCGACGACCTCATCGACCCCCGCGACCCGCTGCTGCGCGACATGGTCGACCTCCAGGCGCGCACCGGCGGCACCGTCGTCGCGCTCATGGAGGTGGACCCCTCCAGCATCCACCTCTACGGCTGCGCCGCCGTCGAGCCGACCGAGGAGCCGGACATCGTCCGTGTGACGGGTCTGGTCGAGAAGCCCGACGCCGCCGACGCGCCCAGCAATTTCGCGGTGATCGGACGCTACGTCCTCAACCCCGCGATCTTCGGCATACTGCGGGAGACCGAGCCGGGCCGCGGTGGGGAGATCCAGCTCACCGACGCCCTGCAGAAGCTGGCCGCCGACGAGAGCGTGGGCGGCCCGGTGCACGGCGTGGTCTTCCGCGGCCGCCGCTACGACACCGGAGACCGCGGGGACTACCTGCGGGCCATCGTCCGACTCGCGTGCGAGCGTGAGGACCTGGGCCCGGAGTTCCGCACCTGGCTTCGCCGTTACGTCACGGAGGAGATGTAG
- a CDS encoding 5-formyltetrahydrofolate cyclo-ligase has product MVATPPNPSEKAALRRELLAARRALGPEQCRTAARALSRSALGLPELAGAGTVAAYVSIGTEPGTRELIDALRAAGKRVLLPVLLPDNDLDWAGYEGPGSLAEAAHPGKMRLLEPSGPRLGPDAVTGADAVLLPGLAVDARGMRLGRGGGSYDRVLARLERAGAHPALVVLLYDEEVVARVPEEPHDHPVQAVATPSGVVRF; this is encoded by the coding sequence GTGGTAGCTACTCCACCAAACCCGTCGGAGAAGGCGGCACTGCGCCGGGAACTCCTCGCCGCCCGCCGCGCCTTGGGCCCCGAGCAGTGCCGTACGGCGGCCCGCGCGCTCTCCCGGTCCGCCCTCGGGCTGCCCGAGCTGGCCGGGGCGGGCACGGTCGCCGCGTACGTCTCGATCGGCACCGAACCCGGCACCCGCGAGCTGATCGACGCCCTGCGCGCGGCCGGGAAGCGGGTGCTGCTGCCGGTGCTGCTGCCCGACAACGATCTCGACTGGGCGGGGTACGAGGGCCCCGGCAGCCTGGCCGAGGCCGCGCACCCGGGGAAGATGCGGCTGCTGGAGCCGTCCGGGCCGCGGCTGGGGCCGGACGCGGTGACCGGCGCCGACGCCGTGCTGCTGCCGGGGCTCGCGGTGGACGCGCGCGGGATGCGGCTCGGCCGCGGCGGCGGCTCGTACGACCGGGTGCTGGCGCGGCTGGAGCGGGCCGGGGCGCATCCGGCGCTGGTGGTGCTCCTCTACGACGAAGAGGTGGTCGCGCGGGTCCCGGAGGAACCGCACGACCACCCCGTCCAGGCGGTGGCCACCCCGTCGGGGGTGGTCCGTTTCTGA